A stretch of Anaeromyxobacter dehalogenans 2CP-1 DNA encodes these proteins:
- the asnS gene encoding asparagine--tRNA ligase has product MYPPVHVADIAQHEGKEITLHGWLHNRRSSGKLHFLQLRDGTGTIQCVVFKGNVTPEVFQASDHLPQETSLTVTGLVKKDERSPIGFELDVRDLQVVSRPAQEFPIGHKEHGVAFLMEQRHLWLRSQRQQVILRVRHTVEKAIRDFFDQRGFTLVDAPIFTPSACEGTSTLFEVPYFDLGKAYLTQSGQLYMEAAAMALGKVYCFGPTFRAEKSKTRRHLTEFWMVEPEVAYMDLDGDMELMEQFVSYVVQTALEKHRVELATVLERDVSKLENVKAPFPRITYTEAVEVIQKAGHPMKWGDDIGGDEETVVARQFDRPVMVHRYPAEMKAFYFKKDPADPKVALGCDVLAPEGYGEIIGGGQREDDLATLEAAIDHHQLPKQAFEWYLDLRRYGTVPHAGFGMGVERCVAWICGLHHVRETIPFARMMERITP; this is encoded by the coding sequence ATGTACCCGCCCGTCCACGTCGCCGACATCGCCCAGCACGAGGGGAAGGAGATCACGCTCCACGGCTGGCTCCACAACCGCCGCTCGTCGGGCAAGCTCCACTTCCTCCAGCTGCGCGACGGCACCGGCACGATCCAGTGCGTGGTGTTCAAGGGGAACGTGACGCCGGAGGTGTTCCAGGCCTCGGACCACCTCCCGCAGGAGACCAGCCTCACGGTGACGGGCCTCGTGAAGAAGGACGAGCGCTCGCCCATCGGCTTCGAGCTGGACGTGCGCGACCTGCAGGTGGTGTCGCGCCCGGCCCAGGAGTTCCCCATCGGGCACAAGGAGCACGGGGTCGCGTTCCTGATGGAGCAGCGGCACCTGTGGCTCCGCTCGCAGCGGCAGCAGGTGATCCTGCGCGTCCGCCACACCGTCGAGAAGGCGATCCGCGACTTCTTCGACCAGCGCGGCTTCACGCTGGTGGACGCGCCCATCTTCACGCCGTCCGCCTGCGAGGGCACCTCCACGCTGTTCGAGGTCCCCTACTTCGACCTGGGCAAGGCCTACCTGACGCAGTCCGGCCAGCTCTACATGGAGGCCGCGGCCATGGCGCTCGGGAAGGTCTACTGCTTCGGCCCGACCTTCCGCGCCGAGAAGTCCAAGACGCGCCGCCACCTCACCGAGTTCTGGATGGTCGAGCCGGAGGTCGCGTACATGGACCTCGACGGCGACATGGAGCTGATGGAGCAGTTCGTCTCCTACGTGGTCCAGACCGCGCTGGAGAAGCACCGCGTCGAGCTCGCCACGGTGCTGGAGCGCGACGTCTCGAAGCTCGAGAACGTGAAGGCGCCGTTCCCGCGCATCACCTATACCGAGGCGGTGGAGGTCATCCAGAAGGCCGGCCACCCGATGAAGTGGGGCGACGACATCGGCGGCGACGAGGAGACGGTGGTCGCGAGGCAGTTCGACCGTCCGGTGATGGTGCACCGCTACCCCGCCGAGATGAAGGCGTTCTACTTCAAGAAGGACCCCGCCGATCCCAAGGTCGCGCTCGGCTGCGACGTGCTCGCGCCGGAGGGCTATGGCGAGATCATCGGCGGCGGCCAGCGCGAGGACGACCTCGCCACCCTCGAGGCCGCCATCGATCACCACCAGCTGCCGAAGCAGGCGTTCGAGTGGTACCTCGACCTGCGCCGCTACGGCACCGTCCCGCACGCCGGCTTCGGCATGGGGGTGGAGCGCTGCGTGGCCTGGATCTGCGGCCTCCACCACGTCCGCGAGACCATCCCGTTCGCGCGCATGATGGAGAGGATCACGCCGTGA
- the cheB gene encoding chemotaxis-specific protein-glutamate methyltransferase CheB, protein MSGDGRRRTLRVLVVDDSAASRDELVRMLHGADGLVVAGTAADGEQGLAEALRLAPDVVVLDLQMPRMDGFSFLRLLMARRPTPVVVLSSQSRRADVFKALELGALDFVARPDRGGLGAVREALLEKCATVRALRIQNLSAGVRALDARELEPARIAVVGASTGGPSALQRLLAALPGDLPLAVLVAQHMPERFTGAFAERLARGSHFSVVEAVDGDLVVAGRALVAPGGHHLELARRADGVLRAAVLPPGAPGPGARHCPSIDRLFRSAARVLGARACAALLTGMGTDGCAGMAAVKAAGGLTLAESEETAVVYGMPQAAVERGAVDALLGLDALAARLIELAREARAP, encoded by the coding sequence GTGAGCGGCGACGGGCGCCGGCGCACCCTGCGGGTGCTGGTGGTGGACGACTCGGCTGCCAGCCGGGACGAGCTGGTGCGCATGCTCCACGGCGCTGACGGGCTGGTGGTGGCCGGCACCGCGGCGGACGGAGAGCAGGGGCTGGCCGAGGCGCTCCGCCTCGCGCCCGACGTGGTGGTGCTGGACCTGCAGATGCCGCGGATGGACGGGTTCAGCTTCCTGCGCCTGTTGATGGCACGCCGCCCCACGCCGGTGGTGGTGCTGTCGTCGCAGTCGCGGCGCGCGGACGTGTTCAAGGCGCTCGAGCTCGGGGCGCTCGACTTCGTGGCGCGGCCGGACCGCGGTGGGCTCGGGGCGGTCCGCGAGGCGCTGCTGGAGAAGTGCGCCACGGTGCGCGCGCTGCGCATCCAGAACCTCTCCGCCGGCGTCCGGGCCCTCGACGCCCGCGAGCTCGAGCCGGCCCGGATCGCGGTGGTGGGGGCCTCCACCGGCGGCCCCTCCGCGCTGCAGCGCCTGCTCGCGGCGCTGCCCGGCGATCTCCCGCTCGCGGTGCTGGTGGCGCAGCACATGCCCGAGCGGTTCACCGGCGCGTTCGCGGAGCGGCTCGCCCGCGGCTCGCACTTCAGCGTGGTGGAGGCCGTGGACGGCGACCTGGTGGTCGCGGGGCGCGCGCTGGTCGCGCCCGGCGGGCACCACCTGGAGCTGGCGCGCCGCGCCGACGGCGTGCTGCGGGCGGCGGTGCTGCCGCCCGGCGCGCCGGGGCCGGGCGCGCGCCACTGCCCGTCGATCGACCGGCTCTTCCGCTCGGCGGCGCGGGTCCTCGGCGCGCGCGCCTGCGCCGCGCTCCTCACCGGGATGGGCACCGACGGGTGCGCCGGGATGGCGGCGGTGAAGGCCGCCGGCGGGCTCACGCTCGCCGAGTCCGAGGAGACCGCCGTGGTCTACGGGATGCCGCAGGCGGCGGTCGAGCGCGGCGCCGTGGACGCGCTGCTCGGGCTGGACGCCCTGGCGGCGCGCCTCATCGAGCTCGCACGCGAGGCCCGCGCGCCGTGA
- a CDS encoding CheR family methyltransferase: MWSHGPPPPAMSEEQFRLLRELIQAHCGIAFREDHRRLLERRLAPRLEALGLRDFSAYHRHLRFDPRGGAELAEALDLLTTNETYFFREARQLRAFADEILPALASSLARERRLRILSAGCSTGEEAWTVAVLVRDSGLFAGWDVEIAACDLSRRCVAQGRAGSYGEHAFRAPESSPMRRWFHLRGGKWVVDEGLRGMVRFHRDNLVAPDALAAVPPQDAVFCRNVMIYFDLDARRRALRALHAKLRGGGWLLLGHSESLLNVTADFELVQLRADLVYRKPAGGGAP, translated from the coding sequence ATGTGGAGCCACGGGCCCCCGCCGCCGGCCATGAGCGAGGAGCAGTTCCGGCTGCTCCGCGAGCTCATCCAGGCGCATTGCGGGATCGCCTTCCGCGAGGACCACCGCCGCCTGCTGGAGCGCCGCCTCGCGCCGCGGCTGGAGGCGCTCGGGCTCCGCGACTTCTCCGCCTACCACCGCCACCTCCGGTTCGATCCGCGGGGCGGCGCGGAGCTGGCCGAGGCGCTCGACCTCCTCACCACGAACGAGACCTACTTCTTCCGCGAGGCGCGCCAGCTCCGGGCGTTCGCGGACGAGATCCTGCCGGCGCTGGCGTCCTCGCTGGCCCGGGAGCGCCGGCTGCGCATCCTGTCGGCCGGCTGCAGCACCGGCGAGGAGGCCTGGACCGTCGCGGTGCTGGTGCGCGACTCGGGGCTGTTCGCCGGGTGGGACGTCGAGATCGCGGCCTGCGATCTCTCCCGCCGGTGCGTCGCACAGGGCCGGGCCGGGAGCTACGGGGAGCACGCGTTCCGCGCGCCCGAGTCGTCGCCGATGCGGCGCTGGTTCCACCTGCGCGGCGGGAAGTGGGTGGTGGACGAGGGGCTCCGGGGGATGGTCCGGTTCCACCGCGACAACCTGGTGGCGCCGGACGCGCTCGCGGCGGTGCCGCCGCAGGACGCGGTGTTCTGCCGGAACGTGATGATCTACTTCGACCTGGATGCGCGCCGCCGCGCGCTGCGCGCGCTCCACGCGAAGCTGCGCGGCGGGGGCTGGCTGCTGCTCGGCCACTCCGAGTCGCTGCTCAACGTGACCGCCGACTTCGAGCTGGTCCAGCTCCGGGCGGACCTCGTCTACCGCAAGCCGGCGGGCGGGGGCGCGCCGTGA
- a CDS encoding response regulator — MTPCPPRHALVVDDSSAMRRQLCRALQGAGGIRTTEAVDGADAWRHLAAARFDLLVTDINMPVLDGLKLVSLIRSGGAHRAMPILVVTTEAGEVDRRRALGLGANDYLVKPVQAHQVVEAVRRLLGAA, encoded by the coding sequence GTGACCCCGTGCCCGCCGCGCCACGCCCTGGTGGTCGACGACAGCAGCGCCATGCGCCGCCAGCTCTGCCGCGCGCTGCAGGGCGCCGGCGGCATCCGCACCACCGAGGCCGTGGACGGCGCCGACGCCTGGCGCCACCTGGCCGCGGCCCGCTTCGACCTGCTGGTCACCGACATCAACATGCCGGTGCTCGACGGGCTGAAGCTGGTGTCGCTGATCCGCTCCGGCGGGGCGCACCGCGCCATGCCGATCCTCGTGGTCACCACCGAGGCCGGCGAGGTGGATCGCCGCCGCGCGCTCGGCCTCGGCGCGAACGACTACCTGGTGAAGCCGGTGCAGGCCCACCAGGTGGTCGAGGCGGTGCGCCGCCTGCTCGGCGCCGCGTGA